Genomic segment of Dromiciops gliroides isolate mDroGli1 chromosome 3, mDroGli1.pri, whole genome shotgun sequence:
AAATGTGTCCTTCAGTAATATGTTTGcatacatacaatatacacacacatacatatatacactctgACACACCTCACGGATCACCACCAGCGGTTTAACcaataaattaaaactaaaaaaaaagagaaaaaaggaggaaagggacagGGAGGGTAGAACTGAGGGAGTAAAATTTCCATGTTTTATCTTGTAAGAAATGGCATTTTTCCCAGAGCTACACTGGGGTAAACCTGTGACCAGAGAATAtctgaaataaaatacattaactAGAAAAGTTTCCAATAGACGCAGGGACAAGTGTGCTTCTCCAGACAGGAGCCTTCGGCTTCATACTCTGATTTCCTCACCTTCTACCTTCAAGACAGTTTCCTCGGGCCTATGCCCCTCCGCTTGGGCACAGGGGTTCCTATGGGCACTTGGGCTCTGTGCGCCTCTGGCTCGGGGAGTTTGGGGCTGGGCTGTAGTCTGGGAGCGGGGGGAGCTACATTCATCTGACGTGATGTCCGAAACATCGTCGGACTGTGTGTCCGAACTCTCCGAGTCGCTCCTGATACTCTCAGGCTGGGCCAAGGTGATGTCCCAGGTTTTGCTGGCAATGCAGTCCTTATGATCACAGCTTTGGTGTTTGCACGGCGGCAGCGGCTCCTCCTCGCTGCCTTCCTCATTCTCTGCCATCTGAGCATGGACGTGGAGAGAGTCCTCTGTGCTACTTCCACTAACCAGCTGGTAGTGACTAGGTTTGGCCTCAATGTCCACTTGGATTTCCATGTTGTTGCACTCTCTGGGGAGACAAAATCCACATCACTGAATCAAGGATTATGGTTTCATGTGGAAGGGGCTTGAGGGTTCAGGGTAGGGAAATACTTATTTTCCAAAAGAGATGCCATTGTGGCCCAGAGATTCTCTCTTACAAAAAGAACTTTCACTCCTAAATGTAGGACTAAAGCAGAATACAATCTTTCAAGGTGGTAGCTTAATTTCTAAATGCTGACAGAACATATGGAAAAAGAATTCTGTTAATTTCTATAgattagtgtttttaaaaaattttattaagagAAATTGAAGGGGTTACAAAGTCTCATCCTCTCTTAGTTAAAACATAAACCAAGAAGAGAAGTATCCTTCTAATCCCAGTTTCATCTGACTTTTTCAGCATAAGTAGCCAAGACACACCTGGGAGGGAACACATGACTCATGCTCATCACCACAGAAAGGAGGCGACCCCAGGCTGGCTTCTCAAGAAGCCAATAAAATTCAGAGTCTCATGGACTTGAGGAACATGAAGAGGGTTCCAAGTCCTGCGTGGGTAGCACTACTTACCTCCAGTGGAAGATGATGCATGAAACTAACAGAGCTAAGTGAAGGAGCCAGAATACTCCCCTGCATAAAAACTGCATGGTGAGTCCAAGACCAAAAATCCCACCCACACAATGGAAGCCCAGGGTCCTGCAGGCAAGAAGCAGCCTGTCTTTTCTATAAGCCCAATAATGAAGAGAACAAACTGCCTCTGGAATCCAGCTGCTCACATACCTGTCTTGGGGGTTGTAGGAACTGATTATGGAACCGGCCATCGCACGAGTGCTGGCGTTGTCGCTAATGGCGCCAAGACTAGCTGTGTCTTTGGGGAAAATTTCCTTTTGGACATCAGCTTGGACTTCTAGCCTGTGTGGAGAGAGGAGGCATCCAAGTACATAAGAACTGGGTCGCAAGACGGACTGCTTCCTCTCCTGGCTCCTTCGCAGCCTTCTTCCAGTCACAATGATGTGACTTTCCCCACATTTCCCACAACACAGACTAAGATGGAGCCCTGCCTTCCTCCAGACTGAGGTGGGACCAAAACATACAGAGCAAAACAAAACCACCTCATAGTTGGACGGGACCAGCTCCCTATCGAGGCTCCAGTGGCCTCCCGTCACAGGCTTGTGCTTCTCCATAATAGGTTTCACATATGGTCACACACCCCTGACTCATTCATTTCTTGGGAACCAGAGGATTTCACAAACTCAATATCTGGATTGCCTGAGCTGCAATTTCAGCAATTCAGCTTCCAATGGTGTGTCTGCTGCTATCAAGGGGAGTTGAGTTTTTTAAATGCCTGGCTTCGTGCACACTGCCGACTGTGGGGGCGGGATCCCCTGCCATTAGGAGCTCACAGCAAGACAACCTGAGATCACAAACTCGAGCTGGGTCAAAGGAAGCCCGAAGCAGCACTAAGAGGAGTCTCCATCATGTCTCCTGATCTCTTTTGTtaacctcatttcccttttcagaGACTAAGTAACAGTAGGAAAATGTTATGGATGGATACAGTGGAAAAGGCAGTATACCAGAAGACTCTGGATTCTACTTCCACTGCTGCCCCTGATGCTCTGTGGGGAGCTGGGACCAGCCACAGCTTCTGGGCCCTGCTTCCTAAGTAAAACCAGAGCACTAGATGATGTGGCTGGAATAGTTATTTGTGAACTATCAGGAAGGTAAGGGACAGGAAAAGAGAACTATACCAGCATTGATAGATTAATCATTAACGGTGCAGTAACGGTGGCTGGTACTTACATCTTTATGGTTTATACACCCTAACCCTGAGAATTAGGTTGCCTAAGAAGGGAATGACCtgtattttgcagatgaagaagcaGGGTTTAGAGAGGCCAAGGGACCTGCCCTTCAGTACCAGAGCCACGACTCAGATGTTCACTTCAAGCCTACCCACCCAGGACACTGCCTCAGTCAACAAGGCTACTGAGACCCAACTAAAACGCCACCTTGGAAAAGGACTAGTTTATCCAGCATCAAGATCAGTTTGCCTACCTGCTGTACTTTCCCTTGCCACTGGAGAGAACTCCGCCGCTCAGAGTACCCCCTGAGAGAGCTGCAAAGCTGGCTGTCTCGCTATAGTTGCCCTGCATGACACTGAGTCCATCTGTGGGGCTCCCACTGGTACTCAGCACACTGGTCAGTCCTTCAATGCTGCTCTCCCCAATGCTGGGGTTTTTCAGGGCTCGCCAGGCATCAGCCACTATGGATGGAAGGAAACATCTCCAGTAAGGAATGAGCAATCTACCCTTTTCCATAATAGCCTCCTACAGGCTACTCtgcattgttattgttgttattgatatAGGAATTAGTGAAGACAGAACTCAAAAACAGGGGAACTTCTTATCAAGGCAAGTCAATAACAGTCTATCactcaacaaaaacaatgaagagGTAAGATTAGAACTCATGTCTTCCAAACACCATGTCTACTCTCATCCCTGGCACCGTACTACTATTATTTACTGAGAGTAATGGAGCATAGGATTGGAAAAACCGAAGGGACCTTTTATAGGTCATTTGGCCCAAAGCCTTCGAACTTTGCAGACAGGGAAAGTGACCCATGTGAGGTCACCCAGGCTCGGGACATGGCATCATCCCACATCTGGGTGGCTGTGAGGGAGGGGCTCTCCAAGACAATAATTTCTCCACTCGAACACATGGCCGCCAGCTTATTCTTGTCATCATGTGCCAGTATCAGAGGAATTAACCTACTAACTAGAGCACCAAGAAATGAGGCTGAAATAGCAGCCCCCACAGAGCTCACTAGCTACTGAAACCCTCCCACAATAGTCTCTCAGTAAAAGGCACTGAATTTTTACTGATTTTGGACAGAAAAAAAGATCTCTCTTTACCTGTAATGGGACCATCGTCTTCATCAAATTCAATTTTCACACCTTTTCCATTGGCAGTGCTAACTCCACAACCTCCTCCCCGACAGAGAGAAATGGGCACGACCCCATAAACATATGCCAGCATAATAGGGACGCCAAtccctggaaaggaaggaagcgcAGCAGTGAGGATGGACAGAAGACACAAGCAGCACTGCTTTCCAAACAAAGCAGGAGGGGACAAGAATGTGCTTTGTTCCTCCAAAGGAAGCCTAACGTGGTAATCCAAGTCAcctgagagagacagggacaaacTGGAGAATGATGGGGTTAGCTGAAGGAACCCGAAAAGGGCTGAATTCAAGGATCTGaaggacagagaaaggaaatgacagcTCTCTATATTAAGTACAAACTTATCACTTCCCATCTGAGATCTGCAAGTGGCATCTGGGCTACTTGTTGGGGATATTATGGATTGAAAGGATCCCACTGGCTGGAGAGGACAtggaaggttccttccagttccaagAGGTTATCATTCTGTGACACCAAGCACATTATAGGAAACATAGTTTTAAATATAAAGCAAGGAATGACATGCAAAAACTGCCAAGATTAATGGTGTATTTTCTGGCTAGCCAGTTACATTATGAGGTCATAAATCTCAGAGCTGACCAAAGGATGAGGGAGATCTGGCACCAATGCCACCACCCATTTTGCTGAGCAAGACCCTGGGGCCCCAGGTCCCAGGCCCCAGGGTTCCCAACGCAGATACAATCTCTGCTTACCGACACTAACAGCAGCAATAACTGGGGATGCAATGACAGACAAGGTCACACCACCTGTGATGGCTAAGTTTCTCTTGTGCTTTGAAGTCTTCTTTCCCTCATACCTGCTGTGAATCTGAGAATCAAACAAAAATCAGGTCAGAAATCGGCTCTCTGCTGGGAGGGAGAAGTTAAAAGTATAGAGTAACatttacataaaaacaaaactcgCCTGTTCTACTACATACACGTTAAAAAAGCCCAACCCAACCTTATTCTCTATTCCCAAAGGGGAACCTGCCTTTTTGCATCCCAGCCTAAGGCCAGACTTCTACAGGATTAGCTTCTGTAGGAAAAGTGAGCATTAGCCAGAGACAGGCAACTCAGGGGAATCAGCTAAGGAACATTTCACCTTTAAGTTACTGGTCTGAACCAGGCCAAGGCTAGTAATAGAAACTTTCAGATCACAAGGGGTTTAAGAAAATCCATTTAAGAAATGAAAGGTATTTTTATCCCAGAACCAGCTGGTTTCCAGAGAGCTCTATGATGCTGGCAgctcccattttttcccttcctgtctTTACCCAGCAGACATCAAGTGCTCACTCAGACATACACAGAGTGCCCATCATAGCACCATACATATGCCTTACCTTTCTGCCAACATAAACAGGGATGCCAATGACCATGGCAGGAATGGCAATGCCAGCAATGAGGGAAATGCCCACTGGAGCACCAATCAAGGTGCCCAGCTGCCAAAGGATCTTCTTCTTACGACTCCATGGCTTCTTGCCCCAGAATGTACAGCCAGAGGGGCTATGGAGAAAATGAATGCTGGCATTAGTGTGAATTCTGTGTTTAGAGTAGTACTCTCTCTAAAGAGCAACAACTTCCTTGTTTCTGATTTGATGAACAGCTACAAGaaatgggggtagggtggggattGTGCTTTAGAGAATTACCATAAAaccagaaaaagggaaaagtacagAATACAGGCTCTCAGAGCTCTCTGCTCCAGCCAGACAAACCTAATTTGCCACTTCCTACCTTCTCACCTTCACAAAAGGCAAGAAAACCTTTTTCTTACTTCTCCCTTGGCAAGTTACATCCTTCTGAACTGTAAAAATCCTGCCCCCAACCTCCCTCCTCCACGCAGCTTTCCCTGACCCATCTCACTCAAGGCTAACATGCCACCCATTTCAGAAGTACCCCACATCCCTTGCTCAGTCTCCTACCATTGCACAGCATGTTATgtgcacattttttaaaagttcctttaAGGTATCTCAGTCTGTGCCCAGTGACTATTTGGCAAATGCTCTACCACAGAAATTCAATGTCTAAGGAGCAGATGGAAAATTTGGTTTTGGGGGCTTCTCAAAACTGTAGGGCTTGAGCCCTAGAGACAATCTTCTACTCTGAGTAGGTTTTATTCCTCCTACCCTTCAAACCCAAACCAACCAAAGCTTGTCCAAACCTTCCCACCCAAACAAGGATATTGCTTCCTCCAGCTCACCTGAGGTAATGCAAGTCTGAGATTTCTTTCATACAAAGCCAACAAAATTCACAGCCACACACTGCACAGGTCATATGATTGCAGCTCCCATCATTCATCTTGATGATATACGCACTGCAGCGTGGGCATGGCTTGATATCATCCGCTGTAGAGAATGGAGCAAAAGAAATAAACTTGGATTGACTTAAATGTAGTTCCCCAGGAATAATCCAGAGGTAAAAAGAAAAGCTGGAAGTTCCTGGACAAAGATTCCAGGTTCAGGAACACTCCTGTTCCTGTTCCTAAGTTTAGACTTCAGAAAGGACCATCCAATGGCTGAGCGCCATGGTGCTTCCCAGTACAAGGGTTCCAAAGAGCATCCTAGTCTTCTCTTGAAGAGAAGAGTGTTAACACACAACTAAAATttccaccacctaactgctcataGAAAAACCTAGAGTAGAGGCCCACCAAAAACTGAAGTTTGGAAATGGACTAAGTTTTGGttttggcagggggtggggggaagaagcggattggactcatttttttttgtttcattcaaATATGATTGATGTTAAAGGAATCCATAGCCTTTGGGTAAAATATTAGGCAGTGATACATTTCCCAAACTGAAATGAAAAGAATTGAGTATGCTTTTGCAGCATGTCTGTTCCTGCTGATTTTCACAATAAGCCCATAACTGGCATGTTACAATTGAAGAATCTGTGTCAGGAAAAATCAAATGCTAAAATCTTCCCTTTTCACtctacccctcccctcccccatgagatcaataaaataagatttataaAAGCCAATAAAATTTAGCTACACATTTAAATGGACTCGTTGGTATCTTACTTATAAAAGCCTGGAATTAAATGTGTGGCAGCCCTGTTAAGGTTCATTATGAAAACTGCTATGGAAAACCCCCAGACTTCCTGAATCTTTTACAATTCTATAAATTAGTATGGTACAATGGGAAGAGGGTCAGTCTTGGGATCAGGAGACCTGAGCTCGAATCCCAGATCTAGCTgcatgaccatgaacaagtcatttaacttgagtctgtttcatcatctttaaaattggggtaatacttgtactacccacTGTACTCTGGGCAGTTTGTAAGGTAAGAGTTTTGTCATCCTCACAAGTGTTGTAGAAATTTGCTATTATCATGAAGAATAATCAGTCATGCACTCAAATATAATGGGAACAGCAGCAGACAGATCTAAAGAGACTAGCCCAGAACAAACCCCTCTCTTTTCACCGTGTGTGGAAAAAGCCAGCAGATATTATCTGCTTAGTCTCAGCTCTGAGGCCTACCACAGAAAGAGGACCAGGTTCTGGGACCAAAGAATCCAAATGATGATTCTGATGCTACTTGGGCTGAAGCACCTTTACCCATCAGGAGGAAGCTGCATATCAGCTGTTAAGCTGTTCAGAATGTACAACATACTGGAAGATCTCGCCAAATAAAATTCAATGCCAGGTGTCAAAGGGACATCCTTGAATCCCAGGAAACCCAGCCTAATAGATGGGTCATCTTTGTCAGTATCAGACTCATGTTGCTATAAGCCCAGAGGAGGAAACCGTACCTGGCCCGGATTCTTGGCCATAACTGAGACCTGAAGTGTGCTTGGTCCGTACTCGCAGAGTCTGTGCCCTCTGCTGACGGGCCATATCGCACGTTTGATTCGGATGCCATATCTGCTTGCAGTGGTAGCAGAATTCAGTCTGGCAGCCTTCCCTCTCGCAGGTCAACTTTGGGCAGCTGGCACAGCCATAGGCAATAACGGCATAGCTGAGTATGGAAACAGGAAGAGACACCAGTAAGG
This window contains:
- the RNF19B gene encoding E3 ubiquitin-protein ligase RNF19B — encoded protein: MGSEKDSESPRSTSLPAAAPDPKCRGGGGRRHRFLSNLVLLPAGRGRRARAKPPPPALAPAPVEPPAPPPPPPPPPAPPEVPPAEPAPEAEAVAVAAAAAAASAAGEEGPEPGGDEVECPLCLVRLPPERAPRLLSCPHRSCRDCLRHYLRLEISESRVPVSCPECSERLNPHDIRLLLADPPLMHKYEEFMLRRYLASDPDCRWCPAPDCGYAVIAYGCASCPKLTCEREGCQTEFCYHCKQIWHPNQTCDMARQQRAQTLRVRTKHTSGLSYGQESGPADDIKPCPRCSAYIIKMNDGSCNHMTCAVCGCEFCWLCMKEISDLHYLSPSGCTFWGKKPWSRKKKILWQLGTLIGAPVGISLIAGIAIPAMVIGIPVYVGRKIHSRYEGKKTSKHKRNLAITGGVTLSVIASPVIAAVSVGIGVPIMLAYVYGVVPISLCRGGGCGVSTANGKGVKIEFDEDDGPITVADAWRALKNPSIGESSIEGLTSVLSTSGSPTDGLSVMQGNYSETASFAALSGGTLSGGVLSSGKGKYSRLEVQADVQKEIFPKDTASLGAISDNASTRAMAGSIISSYNPQDRECNNMEIQVDIEAKPSHYQLVSGSSTEDSLHVHAQMAENEEGSEEEPLPPCKHQSCDHKDCIASKTWDITLAQPESIRSDSESSDTQSDDVSDITSDECSSPRSQTTAQPQTPRARGAQSPSAHRNPCAQAEGHRPEETVLKVEGEEIRV